From Xylanibacter oryzae DSM 17970, a single genomic window includes:
- the cas6 gene encoding CRISPR-associated endoribonuclease Cas6, protein MRIHIKTTPNSMLVPFDYQQKLTGILHAWLGKCNDLHGDLSLYSFSWLSDGNASAEGLNFPKGAKWFISFADEKRIKTIIKTILSHNEMFCGMSVSDITIEETPDLSERELFYLGSPVFIKRADNESNGYNQYTYNDECANDFMKETLLHKMKQAGMAEDDTLDVSFDLSYKNKKTKLMRYKNINNKCNMCPVIIKGKPETKAFVWNVGLGNSTGIGFGSIY, encoded by the coding sequence ATGAGAATACACATAAAAACGACACCCAATTCAATGTTGGTACCATTTGATTATCAACAGAAATTAACAGGAATATTACATGCCTGGTTAGGTAAATGCAATGATCTTCATGGTGATTTGTCACTTTACTCATTTTCTTGGTTGAGTGATGGAAATGCTTCTGCAGAAGGTCTTAACTTTCCAAAAGGAGCAAAATGGTTTATAAGTTTCGCTGATGAAAAGAGAATAAAAACCATTATTAAAACTATACTTAGCCATAATGAAATGTTTTGTGGAATGTCTGTATCTGACATTACAATAGAAGAAACACCTGATTTGTCTGAAAGAGAACTATTTTATTTGGGAAGTCCTGTCTTTATAAAAAGAGCTGATAATGAATCCAATGGGTACAATCAATACACCTATAATGATGAATGTGCTAATGATTTTATGAAGGAAACACTCTTGCATAAGATGAAGCAGGCCGGAATGGCTGAAGATGATACTTTAGATGTTAGTTTTGATCTAAGTTATAAAAACAAAAAAACAAAACTAATGAGATATAAAAACATTAATAACAAATGCAATATGTGTCCTGTTATAATAAAAGGAAAACCAGAAACGAAAGCATTTGTATGGAATGTTGGACTAGGTAATTCTACCGGTATTGGATTTGGTTCAATCTATTAA
- a CDS encoding CRISPR-associated helicase/endonuclease Cas3, with product MSKHEEILAKSEDSGFVPLWKHLDDVSRIAIVVARNLGLDETIAYKGAVLHDIGKSSSIFQQTLKHGYRRSPTFIFRHEIASVFFISLLEDKEKDSVIDMIVAHHKSLYQDVRGLGFLDLDYNDDSFKIHSEKFYEWKNVALDILEEFGFKVHDISIEEAKQNYDYALSYCEEMRLNCSMWKGLLMAADHMASALNDDIGSAINKLYIKPDLSFYNRTSDLYPLSSIGIDDARKYTLVTAPTGAGKTDFLLRRCKGRVFYILPFQASINAMYDRIKSDLSETDSQIYLLHAASELKMEDGTLEERIMQRHIGASIKVLTPHQIASVVFGIKGFEAMADDLYGCDVILDEIHTYSDVIQAIVLKLIDVLKTLNCRIHIGTATMPTVLYNSILELLGGEDCVYQVKLSNDILATFNRHIIHKSESFEDCSKVIEDAVTNKRKILIVCNQVKRSQKIYESLKEQYSDTMIMLVHSRFKRERRQELETRLKNIYNETNEACIVVSTQVVEVSLDISFDVMVTECAPIDAMIQRFGRINRKRTLKTIGNYKPIYVIKPFEEEKDCLPYSVNVLQRSFEALPTDGLMKEIEVQDMLDKVYPEICFQNIDYSGVAFMDGQWIIKELCHRPKSALLETLDIDSAVCVIQNDSTKYREGEYTERTKIEIPVSFRSVGYAKLAQIDCGSRPFVIPDEAYSDELGLIMEKAKSQLYNLFL from the coding sequence ATGAGTAAACACGAAGAAATATTAGCAAAAAGCGAGGATAGTGGTTTTGTTCCTCTTTGGAAGCATCTTGACGATGTTTCTCGTATTGCTATTGTCGTAGCTCGTAATTTGGGGTTGGATGAAACAATTGCTTACAAGGGAGCTGTGCTGCATGATATAGGTAAGTCTAGTTCTATATTTCAGCAAACTCTTAAACATGGATATAGGCGTTCCCCAACTTTTATATTCAGGCATGAAATCGCTTCGGTATTTTTTATATCGCTATTAGAAGATAAAGAAAAAGATTCTGTGATAGATATGATTGTGGCTCATCACAAATCTTTATATCAAGATGTTCGCGGGTTGGGATTTCTTGATTTGGATTATAATGATGATAGTTTTAAAATTCATTCAGAAAAATTTTATGAATGGAAAAATGTAGCCTTGGATATATTAGAAGAATTTGGCTTCAAAGTCCATGACATCTCAATTGAAGAGGCAAAGCAAAATTATGATTACGCATTAAGTTATTGTGAAGAAATGCGTTTGAACTGTTCTATGTGGAAAGGATTGTTAATGGCTGCAGATCATATGGCTTCTGCACTCAATGATGATATAGGTTCTGCTATAAATAAACTTTATATTAAGCCAGATCTTTCATTCTATAATAGAACGAGTGATTTATATCCATTGTCGAGTATCGGCATAGATGATGCACGTAAATACACATTGGTAACTGCTCCGACAGGTGCCGGTAAAACAGACTTTCTGCTTCGCAGATGTAAAGGACGTGTATTTTATATACTTCCATTTCAGGCATCAATTAATGCAATGTATGATAGGATTAAGTCAGATTTAAGCGAAACTGATTCACAAATATATTTGTTGCATGCAGCTTCTGAATTGAAGATGGAAGATGGAACTTTGGAAGAACGTATAATGCAACGTCATATTGGCGCCTCTATTAAAGTGTTGACTCCTCATCAGATTGCTTCTGTAGTATTTGGTATAAAAGGATTTGAGGCAATGGCTGATGACCTTTATGGATGTGATGTGATATTGGATGAAATTCATACATATTCAGATGTTATTCAAGCTATTGTTTTAAAGTTGATAGACGTTCTAAAGACGTTGAACTGCAGAATACATATTGGAACAGCAACAATGCCAACAGTCTTATACAATAGTATACTTGAATTGTTGGGTGGAGAAGACTGTGTATATCAAGTTAAACTTTCAAATGATATACTAGCCACATTCAACAGACATATTATACATAAATCAGAATCATTTGAAGACTGCTCTAAAGTTATTGAAGATGCAGTAACAAATAAGCGAAAAATATTAATTGTATGTAATCAAGTAAAACGTTCACAAAAAATATATGAATCGTTGAAAGAACAATATTCTGATACTATGATAATGCTTGTACATAGCAGGTTTAAACGCGAACGTCGGCAAGAACTTGAAACACGATTAAAAAATATATATAATGAAACTAATGAGGCATGTATTGTTGTTTCCACTCAGGTAGTAGAAGTTAGTCTTGATATAAGTTTTGATGTAATGGTTACAGAATGTGCTCCAATAGATGCAATGATTCAGCGTTTTGGGAGAATTAATAGGAAACGCACCCTTAAAACAATCGGGAATTACAAACCGATTTACGTAATCAAACCATTCGAAGAGGAAAAAGATTGTTTGCCATATAGCGTAAATGTCTTGCAGCGTAGCTTTGAAGCATTGCCTACTGATGGATTGATGAAAGAGATTGAGGTTCAAGATATGTTGGATAAGGTTTATCCTGAAATATGCTTCCAAAATATTGATTATAGCGGAGTCGCTTTTATGGATGGTCAGTGGATTATTAAAGAATTGTGTCACAGACCAAAATCTGCATTACTCGAAACTCTTGACATTGATTCAGCTGTATGTGTTATCCAAAATGATTCTACTAAATATCGTGAAGGAGAATATACTGAACGGACAAAAATAGAAATACCTGTCAGTTTTCGTTCTGTTGGGTATGCTAAGTTGGCACAAATAGATTGTGGTTCTAGACCATTTGTTATACCAGATGAAGCATACTCTGATGAACTGGGACTAATAATGGAAAAGGCCAAGTCTCAATTATATAACTTGTTTTTATAA
- a CDS encoding CRISPR-associated protein Cas7/Cst2/DevR, subtype I-B/TNEAP, with protein MNPYIYLRELRNVEHTVFCVQDRQKSYRDFQFNRLMAYSSGQQVKRSIIQAMADILNVRMAPITFNWQISGNSPAKQGQPFHPCNPTYIDQLIGGYMKAENDALTIKRRSPLSISAMRPLHPLLGGLEREPEAANFDRKGFPSTYNSKDEVAGVNNIRVYRVDDKKQIELTDKELNDWLKQKERELPPHYYNPNSQYRASGLYVYDVAIDLRTLFCVSTNQIEPEVSKVMLENLKERGWIETENVFGKCLLLPKEERDKVIPALADSLINWRITSNQARTFSLMETLAVAISDNANTIAATIRAKLIDDGEKPKAKPIVEKIDGADLYITLPCANYIVTESENANALAEAKQDLIDRMNAFDFQNQK; from the coding sequence ATGAATCCTTATATTTATTTAAGAGAATTAAGAAATGTAGAACACACAGTATTCTGTGTTCAAGACAGACAAAAAAGTTATCGTGACTTTCAATTTAATAGATTAATGGCTTATTCTAGTGGTCAACAAGTTAAACGCTCTATTATTCAGGCTATGGCTGATATACTTAATGTTAGAATGGCTCCAATTACATTTAACTGGCAAATTAGTGGTAACTCCCCTGCTAAACAAGGACAGCCATTTCATCCTTGTAATCCGACTTATATTGATCAACTTATAGGTGGTTACATGAAAGCTGAAAATGATGCCCTAACTATTAAGAGGAGAAGCCCGTTGTCTATATCTGCAATGCGTCCTCTACATCCTTTATTAGGAGGTTTGGAAAGAGAACCTGAAGCCGCTAATTTTGATAGAAAAGGATTTCCATCTACTTATAATTCTAAAGATGAAGTCGCCGGTGTCAATAATATTCGAGTATATAGAGTTGATGATAAAAAACAAATTGAGCTAACAGATAAAGAGTTAAATGATTGGTTAAAACAAAAAGAGAGGGAATTACCTCCCCATTATTATAATCCTAATTCTCAATATAGAGCTTCTGGGTTATATGTCTATGATGTGGCAATTGATTTGCGAACTTTATTTTGTGTTTCAACGAATCAAATAGAACCAGAGGTTTCCAAAGTAATGCTTGAAAATTTAAAAGAGAGAGGTTGGATAGAAACTGAAAATGTTTTTGGAAAATGTTTATTGTTGCCCAAGGAAGAGCGTGATAAAGTTATTCCTGCATTAGCAGATTCTTTAATCAATTGGCGTATAACTTCTAATCAAGCACGTACATTTAGTTTAATGGAAACATTAGCAGTTGCAATTAGTGACAATGCAAATACTATAGCTGCAACAATACGTGCAAAATTAATTGATGATGGTGAAAAACCCAAAGCAAAACCTATTGTAGAAAAAATTGATGGTGCAGATTTATATATAACCTTGCCTTGCGCAAATTATATAGTTACAGAATCAGAAAATGCAAATGCATTAGCAGAAGCAAAACAAGATCTTATTGATAGGATGAATGCGTTTGATTTTCAAAATCAAAAGTAA
- the cas4 gene encoding CRISPR-associated protein Cas4 — MNITGTHFNYFQVCKRKLWLFANNVNFEQTSDLVYDGKLIHEDSYPLRSSKYEEVEIDGIKVDYYDTKNRIIHEIKKSNKIEPAHEWQLKYYMYVFEQHGVTGVTGLLEYPTLRKTEQVFLSDADRNIIKGMLTDIRKIIESEECPPLQKKGICKNCSYYEFCFTKEIDE; from the coding sequence ATGAATATAACCGGCACTCATTTTAACTATTTCCAAGTTTGCAAACGTAAGTTATGGCTTTTTGCTAACAACGTTAACTTTGAGCAGACTTCCGATCTCGTGTATGATGGTAAACTCATTCATGAGGATAGCTATCCATTGCGTTCTAGCAAATATGAAGAAGTAGAAATAGATGGTATTAAGGTAGATTATTACGATACCAAAAATAGAATAATCCATGAAATTAAAAAGTCTAATAAAATTGAACCTGCTCATGAATGGCAACTAAAATATTATATGTATGTGTTCGAACAACATGGCGTTACTGGTGTAACAGGTCTATTGGAATATCCAACATTAAGGAAAACGGAACAGGTGTTCCTTTCTGATGCAGATAGGAATATTATAAAAGGAATGTTGACAGATATTCGCAAAATTATAGAAAGTGAAGAGTGTCCTCCTCTTCAGAAAAAAGGTATATGCAAAAATTGTAGCTACTATGAGTTTTGTTTCACTAAAGAGATAGACGAATGA
- the cas1b gene encoding type I-B CRISPR-associated endonuclease Cas1b — protein MKKTFYLFNPGMLERKDNTLKFTPFQVDDDGTEHPMQPRYLPVEDISEFYVFGSLKATSSLYNFLGQKDIAVHFFDYYENYTGSFMPRDSLLSGKVLLAQTAAYQNKKKRVEIAHKFIDGAVWNMLMNLNYYNRRGKELDASIDKIKALADTICSTNTVPELMGIEGLIRQEYYTAFDIILNDFNMGSRTKQPPENEVNALISFGNMVCYSETLRAIHQTQLNPTISYLHTPGERRYSLCLDVSEIFKPIIVDRVIFKVLNKRLIQKQHFDNKLNSCLLNQNGKKIYLKAMEERYEETFKHRSLGRNVSYKHLIKLECYKLLKDLLGIEEYKPFKMYW, from the coding sequence ATGAAAAAAACTTTTTATTTATTTAATCCTGGTATGCTTGAACGTAAAGATAATACACTGAAATTTACGCCTTTTCAAGTTGATGATGATGGTACAGAACATCCTATGCAACCTAGATATTTGCCTGTAGAGGATATTTCAGAATTTTATGTATTTGGAAGTCTTAAGGCAACTAGTTCTCTTTATAATTTTCTAGGACAAAAGGATATTGCTGTCCATTTCTTTGATTATTACGAGAATTATACGGGTAGTTTTATGCCGCGTGATAGCTTGCTATCAGGTAAAGTGTTGTTGGCTCAAACTGCTGCTTATCAGAATAAGAAAAAGAGAGTGGAGATAGCCCATAAGTTTATTGACGGTGCTGTTTGGAATATGCTTATGAATTTAAACTATTATAATAGACGTGGAAAAGAATTGGATGCTTCTATTGACAAGATAAAAGCGTTGGCTGATACAATATGCAGCACTAATACAGTTCCGGAGTTGATGGGTATAGAAGGACTTATAAGACAGGAATACTATACAGCATTTGATATTATTCTTAATGATTTTAATATGGGCTCTAGAACAAAACAGCCACCAGAAAACGAAGTTAATGCTTTGATATCGTTTGGTAATATGGTTTGCTATTCTGAAACGTTGCGTGCTATTCATCAGACACAATTAAATCCAACAATTAGTTATCTTCATACACCTGGAGAAAGACGCTATTCTTTATGTCTAGATGTGTCGGAAATATTTAAGCCAATAATTGTAGATAGGGTTATATTTAAGGTCCTCAATAAACGCCTTATTCAAAAGCAACATTTTGATAATAAATTGAATAGTTGTCTGCTTAATCAGAACGGGAAGAAAATTTATCTTAAAGCTATGGAAGAACGGTACGAAGAGACTTTTAAACACCGTTCGTTGGGCAGAAACGTAAGCTATAAGCATTTGATAAAACTAGAGTGCTATAAATTGCTTAAGGATTTGCTTGGCATAGAGGAATATAAACCGTTTAAAATGTATTGGTGA
- the cas2 gene encoding CRISPR-associated endonuclease Cas2 encodes MYVILVYDFGEKRVGKMLKLCRKYLNWIQNSVFEGEISEVRLKELTIASKAFMDPSEDSIIIFSNRTGYYMDKHIVGKERMKLDNFL; translated from the coding sequence ATGTATGTTATATTAGTTTATGATTTTGGAGAGAAGAGAGTCGGTAAAATGCTTAAACTTTGCCGTAAATATCTTAATTGGATTCAGAATTCTGTCTTTGAAGGCGAAATATCAGAAGTAAGACTAAAAGAACTAACGATAGCATCAAAAGCTTTTATGGATCCTTCAGAGGATAGTATTATAATATTTAGCAATCGTACAGGTTATTATATGGATAAGCATATTGTGGGAAAAGAGAGAATGAAACTTGACAACTTTCTTTAG
- a CDS encoding RNA polymerase sigma-70 factor — MDNNTILKFTRGDSDAFHDIFKSLYPRIFNFVLGFLKNHDDAEDATQLVFIKLWTNHEKFVAVNNFDSYIFTLTKYTVLNYIAAKKVVPLDIDVIPDIKGDASPYDKLVEHDMKLLIDMVVEDMPKQRQTIYRMSREQHMKNEEIAEKLGLQKKTVENHINLALSDIRKAIMIITILLANWV; from the coding sequence ATGGACAATAATACTATATTGAAATTCACAAGAGGAGATAGTGATGCATTTCATGACATCTTTAAATCTCTCTATCCTAGAATTTTTAACTTCGTATTGGGGTTCTTGAAAAATCATGATGATGCTGAGGATGCTACACAATTGGTTTTTATAAAGCTTTGGACTAACCATGAGAAGTTTGTTGCAGTTAATAATTTTGATTCTTATATATTTACACTTACTAAATATACAGTTTTAAATTATATAGCTGCAAAAAAAGTTGTGCCTCTTGATATAGATGTGATACCTGATATAAAGGGTGATGCATCTCCTTATGACAAACTAGTGGAGCATGATATGAAATTGCTTATAGATATGGTGGTGGAGGATATGCCAAAACAAAGGCAGACAATATATAGGATGAGTAGAGAACAGCATATGAAGAATGAAGAAATTGCAGAAAAATTGGGATTGCAGAAGAAAACTGTAGAGAATCATATCAATCTGGCTCTTTCGGACATTCGTAAGGCTATAATGATAATCACTATTTTACTTGCTAATTGGGTATGA
- a CDS encoding FecR family protein, with the protein MGKELGKIIRYFFSHDVSDGLRERVYKRITMPGETDAVTDEMRKIWDDQNNALMDDDSVEEAYSDLSVRLGLDDGKKKTFNIKKILRIAAIWIIPLLVLGLSINEYISYDAQQKLLSEVVMRQRFTAMGEDAIVVLPDGSKVHLNSGSILLYPSRFASKERKVYLSGEAFFEVTKDKTHPFIVNTQYLRMKVLGTKFNVSAYPADKKAQTTLKTGRVEVTVETTNKKYILNPNDQLTYTCGNNSTVLSKVKTAYYTEWSAGSLSINDEPLSTVIEKLERYYNVKIRLTTSRYNNQRIIAHFNKKESLVNVMTIIKALIPGMEYDIQKDKVTIR; encoded by the coding sequence ATGGGTAAAGAACTGGGAAAAATAATTAGGTATTTTTTTAGCCATGATGTATCAGACGGGCTTCGCGAACGTGTATACAAGCGTATAACGATGCCTGGCGAGACTGATGCAGTAACTGACGAAATGCGTAAAATATGGGATGATCAGAATAATGCCTTAATGGATGATGATAGTGTTGAGGAGGCTTATAGTGATTTGTCTGTTCGTTTGGGACTTGATGATGGTAAGAAAAAGACTTTTAATATTAAGAAGATTCTGCGTATCGCGGCCATATGGATAATCCCTCTATTAGTATTGGGATTATCAATAAATGAATATATAAGTTATGACGCACAGCAAAAGCTACTTTCTGAGGTAGTGATGCGTCAGCGTTTTACAGCCATGGGTGAGGATGCTATAGTAGTATTGCCTGATGGAAGTAAGGTTCATTTAAATTCAGGAAGTATATTGTTATATCCTTCAAGGTTCGCTTCGAAAGAACGTAAGGTATATCTTTCAGGTGAGGCTTTCTTTGAGGTTACAAAGGATAAAACTCATCCGTTTATAGTGAATACACAATACCTTAGAATGAAAGTTTTAGGTACGAAATTTAATGTTTCTGCTTATCCTGCTGATAAAAAGGCTCAGACTACTCTTAAAACAGGAAGGGTGGAAGTAACTGTGGAGACAACAAATAAAAAGTATATACTTAATCCGAATGATCAGTTGACGTATACTTGTGGTAATAACAGTACAGTGCTGTCGAAGGTAAAGACTGCTTATTACACAGAATGGAGTGCCGGGTCTCTAAGTATAAATGATGAACCTTTAAGTACAGTAATCGAAAAGCTTGAACGATATTATAACGTAAAAATAAGATTGACTACGTCAAGATATAATAATCAGCGGATAATTGCACACTTTAACAAGAAAGAATCATTGGTTAATGTGATGACAATAATAAAAGCATTAATACCGGGAATGGAGTACGACATACAAAAAGATAAGGTTACAATAAGATAA
- a CDS encoding TonB-dependent receptor, with translation MNLKKIKGVCLCLLLFGSMTVNAQKLSFNNERTTLKKAFEKIESLSKYKFAYNSSQLDENRNVTLNQKNIDILKVVSYLLSGTNCTYEINGNYIVITQKKTQPNSKKKKLTGFVKDENGDPVIGATVMQKGSSNGTITDLNGNFSMDVAEDSPITISYIGYKTQTVKISGRDKCIVTMSNDNKLLNEVVVVGYGTMRKSDLTGAVSSISSKDVSNAPVSNIGQAIEGKVPGLQVVDAGKPGDNVTIKIRGLGSINNCDPLVVIDGVPTDLGLNALNTSDIERLDVLKDASATAIYGSRGANGVIMITTKKGKEGQGRLSLTANFSMQHAMNIPNLLNASQYAALSNDMMNNSGRNANPEWEDPSVIKKSTDWMDELLRSGFMQNYTVSYSGGSDKAHYYISGGLLDQSGIVKSVSYRRYTFQANSDAQVLKWLKFTDNIAISADEHKEGTYDIGSTMKALPVFAVKDDNGNWTGPEGNSDWYGSVRNPIGTTELNKNKTNGYNLLTNLTGEITFAKWLKFRSTLGLDAKFWYYDNYTPKYNWKPTPVEESSRYKGDNKSFTYLWDNYFILDYTFAQKHHVGLMAGTSAQWNDYDYLNAQKNIFAFENVHEMDNGQKMYAIGGNETEWSLFSYMARANYDYSNKYLLTATIRRDGSSRFGRNHRWGTFPSLSLAWRMSEEKWFPKSDILSDLKIRAGYGVTGSQASVGNYSYMATYNTSVYPFGTSGKEQSALVSTTLSNPDIHWEQVAQTNLGFDAVLLNQRVMLTVDAYIKRTSDMLVKASIPITSGFEDTSVTYTNAGKVENKGIEIALHTVNMKGLLNWQTDLSLTFNKNKIKDLNSSVPYYINQINNSYVTMLAKNYPINVFYGYVTDGIFQNQNDVKNHAVQTGAEPGDIRFKDLNNDGVINDNDRTVIGNPNPTILYSMNNNLSYKGFELSIYLQGVAGNKIFNANNIDLTGMSAAYNQSTDVLGRWTGEGTSNFMPRAVFGDPNQNNRISDRYVENGSYLRIKNISLSYDLPKSWLSKIQLESARLILSCENVATITGYSGFDPEVDLNGIDLARYPISRTFNVGFNINF, from the coding sequence ATGAATCTAAAGAAAATTAAGGGCGTATGTCTATGTCTCTTATTATTTGGCAGTATGACTGTGAATGCACAGAAACTCTCTTTTAATAATGAAAGGACAACACTCAAAAAAGCTTTCGAGAAAATCGAATCTTTGTCAAAGTACAAATTCGCTTACAATTCTTCTCAATTGGATGAGAATCGTAATGTAACCTTAAATCAGAAGAATATTGATATACTGAAGGTTGTCAGTTATCTTCTATCCGGTACCAATTGCACGTATGAGATTAATGGCAATTATATTGTCATTACACAAAAGAAAACACAACCTAATAGTAAAAAAAAGAAACTGACGGGTTTTGTAAAGGATGAAAATGGAGACCCGGTAATTGGTGCTACTGTAATGCAGAAAGGTTCGTCGAATGGTACTATTACTGATCTTAATGGTAATTTTTCGATGGATGTAGCCGAGGATAGTCCTATTACTATTTCGTATATAGGATATAAGACGCAGACTGTTAAGATAAGTGGAAGGGATAAATGCATTGTGACGATGAGCAATGACAACAAACTTCTAAATGAAGTGGTGGTGGTAGGATATGGCACAATGCGTAAGAGTGACCTTACCGGTGCGGTATCTTCTATATCATCGAAAGATGTATCAAATGCTCCGGTATCAAACATCGGCCAGGCAATAGAAGGAAAGGTTCCGGGTCTTCAGGTTGTTGACGCAGGAAAACCCGGTGATAACGTAACAATAAAGATACGAGGCTTGGGATCTATCAACAATTGTGATCCGCTAGTGGTCATTGATGGAGTGCCTACCGATCTAGGATTGAATGCATTGAATACATCTGATATTGAGCGTCTGGATGTACTTAAAGATGCATCTGCAACTGCGATATACGGTTCTCGTGGTGCGAATGGTGTTATTATGATAACCACTAAGAAAGGAAAGGAAGGACAGGGCAGACTTTCGTTGACTGCAAACTTCTCAATGCAGCATGCTATGAATATACCTAACTTGTTGAATGCAAGCCAATATGCAGCTCTGAGTAATGATATGATGAATAATAGCGGGCGTAATGCAAATCCGGAATGGGAAGATCCTTCTGTTATTAAAAAAAGTACAGACTGGATGGACGAACTATTGCGCAGTGGTTTTATGCAGAATTATACAGTGAGTTACTCTGGTGGAAGTGACAAGGCTCATTATTATATTTCAGGAGGTCTTTTAGACCAGAGCGGTATAGTAAAAAGTGTAAGTTATCGTCGCTATACATTCCAGGCAAATAGTGATGCTCAGGTTCTGAAATGGTTGAAGTTCACTGACAACATAGCAATAAGTGCAGATGAACATAAGGAAGGCACATATGATATAGGTTCTACAATGAAAGCTCTACCTGTTTTTGCTGTAAAGGATGATAATGGAAACTGGACTGGTCCTGAGGGGAATTCAGACTGGTATGGAAGCGTACGCAATCCAATAGGTACTACAGAACTAAATAAAAACAAAACGAACGGATATAATTTACTAACCAATCTTACCGGTGAGATCACATTCGCAAAATGGCTAAAGTTCAGAAGCACTCTTGGCCTTGATGCCAAATTCTGGTATTATGATAATTATACACCTAAGTATAATTGGAAACCAACTCCTGTAGAAGAGAGTTCAAGATATAAAGGAGATAACAAATCGTTTACTTATCTTTGGGATAATTATTTCATACTGGATTATACTTTTGCTCAGAAGCATCATGTTGGTCTTATGGCAGGAACTTCAGCACAATGGAATGATTATGATTATCTTAATGCTCAGAAAAACATTTTTGCTTTTGAGAATGTACATGAGATGGATAACGGACAAAAGATGTATGCAATAGGTGGAAATGAAACAGAATGGTCGTTATTCTCTTATATGGCACGTGCTAATTATGATTATTCGAATAAATATCTTTTGACAGCAACGATACGTCGTGATGGAAGTAGCCGTTTTGGACGTAATCACCGCTGGGGTACTTTCCCATCTTTATCTTTGGCATGGCGTATGTCTGAAGAAAAGTGGTTCCCAAAATCTGATATACTAAGTGATTTGAAAATTCGTGCCGGATATGGCGTGACTGGTAGTCAGGCAAGTGTAGGCAATTACAGTTATATGGCTACATATAATACCAGTGTGTATCCATTTGGAACTTCCGGTAAAGAACAGAGTGCACTTGTATCTACTACATTGTCTAACCCTGATATACATTGGGAACAGGTGGCTCAGACCAATCTTGGATTTGATGCGGTGTTGCTTAATCAGAGAGTTATGCTAACTGTTGATGCTTATATTAAGAGAACTAGTGACATGCTGGTAAAGGCATCAATACCTATTACATCTGGTTTTGAGGATACAAGTGTTACATATACTAATGCAGGAAAAGTAGAAAACAAAGGTATAGAAATAGCATTGCATACAGTAAATATGAAAGGCTTATTAAACTGGCAGACTGATTTATCTCTTACATTCAATAAGAATAAAATAAAGGACTTGAATAGTAGTGTGCCTTATTATATCAATCAGATTAACAATTCTTATGTCACAATGCTTGCAAAAAATTATCCTATTAATGTATTCTATGGATATGTAACTGATGGAATATTCCAGAACCAGAATGATGTAAAAAATCATGCAGTCCAAACAGGAGCTGAGCCGGGTGACATACGTTTTAAAGATCTCAATAATGATGGCGTAATAAATGATAATGACCGAACTGTTATTGGCAATCCTAATCCTACTATTCTATATTCTATGAACAATAACCTGTCGTATAAAGGTTTTGAATTGTCAATTTATCTCCAGGGAGTAGCCGGGAATAAAATCTTTAATGCGAATAACATTGATCTAACCGGAATGTCTGCAGCTTATAATCAGTCTACAGATGTGTTAGGCCGTTGGACTGGTGAGGGCACAAGCAACTTTATGCCACGTGCAGTGTTTGGTGATCCAAATCAGAATAACCGTATATCAGATCGATATGTAGAGAATGGATCTTACCTTAGAATAAAAAATATCTCACTTTCGTATGATTTACCTAAATCATGGCTTAGTAAAATACAATTGGAAAGTGCACGACTTATTCTTTCGTGCGAGAATGTCGCTACTATAACGGGATATTCAGGATTCGATCCTGAAGTGGATCTTAATGGAATAGATCTCGCCAGATATCCAATATCAAGAACGTTTAATGTGGGATTCAATATAAATTTCTAA